A part of Desulfofundulus salinus genomic DNA contains:
- a CDS encoding tetratricopeptide repeat protein produces MWNPLPALKRQSALAVLWQVGARILEALGADEQALRWIDRAMRLEPRQATLHLHATRLCLKRGRLDRAILHWKKVAGEQGKTSLLYWLNRTNQRAFNASRLIQKTGTYSLEEKEKNPAPPVKERKNSLPRFLGRFGDLFQRRPDTPPLDEIGVQLLEIGRAEHALAVFRQVLLCQGASPELYLNMGLAASKLGRHEEALEYYQRAQAGGLNNVEIMNNKGYSLSHLGRYEEAIACYELAKEMCPGDATVLSNLASCYHRAQFYQKALSCYENALRCSSNDATTLNNYALCLDEVSRHEEALQLYDRALTMDPDNQTILLNKAACLVKLKRYDEAMAICDQILARQPGCPESWGMRGNVLNEMGRTSEAVECYNRALGLSCGKFVGS; encoded by the coding sequence ATGTGGAACCCACTACCTGCACTGAAGCGCCAGAGTGCCTTGGCCGTTTTGTGGCAAGTAGGGGCCCGCATCCTGGAAGCCCTGGGGGCCGATGAACAGGCCCTGCGCTGGATTGATCGGGCCATGCGGCTTGAACCCAGACAAGCAACACTCCACCTGCACGCAACCAGGCTGTGCCTGAAACGGGGCCGCCTGGACCGGGCAATCCTGCACTGGAAAAAAGTGGCCGGTGAACAGGGTAAAACCAGCCTCTTGTACTGGCTTAACCGGACCAACCAACGGGCTTTTAATGCCTCCCGGTTGATACAAAAGACCGGTACTTACTCCCTGGAAGAAAAGGAGAAAAATCCTGCTCCTCCCGTTAAAGAGAGAAAGAATTCCCTGCCCCGCTTTTTAGGTCGGTTTGGAGATCTTTTCCAGAGGCGGCCCGACACGCCGCCTCTGGATGAAATAGGCGTGCAACTACTGGAAATAGGGAGGGCCGAACATGCTCTGGCCGTGTTCAGGCAGGTTCTGCTCTGTCAGGGAGCCAGTCCTGAACTATACCTGAATATGGGGCTGGCGGCCAGCAAGCTGGGCCGGCATGAAGAGGCCCTGGAATATTACCAGCGGGCACAGGCCGGGGGATTAAATAACGTAGAAATTATGAACAACAAGGGATACAGCTTGTCCCATTTGGGGCGATATGAGGAGGCCATTGCCTGTTATGAACTGGCCAAAGAAATGTGCCCGGGTGACGCCACCGTGCTTTCCAATCTGGCCTCCTGCTACCATCGGGCACAGTTTTATCAAAAAGCCCTTTCCTGTTATGAAAACGCCCTGCGTTGTAGCTCCAATGACGCCACAACCTTGAACAACTATGCCTTGTGTTTAGATGAAGTAAGCAGGCACGAGGAAGCCCTCCAGCTCTACGACCGGGCCCTGACCATGGATCCGGATAACCAAACAATTCTTCTGAACAAGGCAGCATGTTTAGTGAAGTTGAAACGCTACGACGAGGCCATGGCCATATGTGACCAGATACTGGCCCGGCAACCCGGCTGCCCGGAAAGCTGGGGCATGCGGGGAAACGTGCTGAACGAGATGGGGCGCACCTCGGAAGCCGTGGAATGTTACAACCGGGCTTTGGGCCTGTCCTGCGGAAAATTTGTAGGCAGCTAA
- the folE gene encoding GTP cyclohydrolase I FolE: protein MIDTEKIEKAVRMILEAIGEDPDREGLRETPARVARMYKEIFCGLWEDPELHLEKIFTEEHEEMILVKDIPIYSMCEHHLLPFFGKAHVAYIPRRGKVTGLSKLARVVEGFAKRPQLQERLTTQIADSIMRRLNPQGVLVVIEAEHMCMTLRGIRKPGSKTITSAVRGSFQRSEATRAEALALIKG from the coding sequence ATGATTGATACCGAAAAGATTGAAAAAGCGGTACGCATGATTTTAGAAGCCATCGGCGAGGACCCTGACCGGGAGGGACTTAGGGAAACGCCGGCCCGGGTAGCCAGAATGTACAAAGAAATTTTTTGTGGTTTGTGGGAAGATCCGGAATTACACTTAGAGAAAATATTTACCGAGGAACATGAAGAAATGATCCTGGTGAAGGACATCCCCATATATTCTATGTGCGAGCATCACCTGTTACCCTTCTTTGGCAAGGCCCATGTAGCCTATATACCCAGGCGGGGTAAAGTAACGGGGCTTTCCAAGCTGGCGCGGGTGGTGGAGGGATTTGCCAAACGCCCTCAATTACAAGAACGCCTGACCACCCAGATCGCCGACAGCATTATGCGCCGGCTAAATCCGCAAGGTGTGCTGGTTGTAATTGAGGCGGAACACATGTGCATGACTCTGCGGGGAATCCGTAAGCCTGGCTCGAAAACCATTACCTCGGCAGTCCGTGGTTCCTTCCAAAGAAGCGAGGCCACAAGGGCAGAAGCCCTGGCCCTTATTAAAGGCTAG
- a CDS encoding FAD/NAD(P)-binding protein: MSNCHCRNPLKPYPATIVKIIDETPDVKTFQMVFDDPSVMESFRQKPGQVAQLSVFGVGEATISITSSPTRKGILEFSVKKVGMLTGALHRLEPGSKVGIRGPYGNHFPYEVMKGKDLLFIGGGIGLAPLRALIDFVLAEENRGDYGKVDIIYGARSMDDLCFKYDILDRWPKMPGTTVYTTIDRAEPGWEGHVGFVPAYLEEINPSPENKYAITCGPPIMIKFVLQALEKMGFSDDQVVTTLELKMKCGIGKCGRCNIGSKYVCLDGPVFYLSQLKQLPPEF; encoded by the coding sequence ATGAGTAACTGCCATTGTCGCAACCCTTTAAAGCCCTACCCAGCCACCATCGTGAAAATTATCGATGAAACCCCGGACGTGAAAACCTTCCAGATGGTGTTCGATGACCCGTCGGTAATGGAAAGCTTCCGGCAAAAGCCGGGCCAGGTGGCCCAGCTCTCAGTGTTTGGTGTGGGGGAGGCTACCATTTCCATTACTTCCTCACCCACCAGAAAGGGCATACTGGAGTTTAGCGTGAAAAAGGTGGGCATGCTGACCGGTGCCCTGCATCGCCTGGAACCGGGCAGCAAGGTGGGTATCCGCGGTCCTTACGGCAACCACTTTCCGTACGAGGTAATGAAAGGCAAGGATCTCTTGTTCATTGGCGGTGGCATTGGCCTGGCTCCCCTGAGGGCACTCATCGATTTCGTACTGGCCGAGGAAAACAGGGGGGACTACGGAAAGGTAGATATTATCTACGGTGCCCGGTCCATGGATGACCTTTGTTTTAAATACGATATCCTGGATCGCTGGCCCAAAATGCCGGGCACTACCGTCTACACCACCATTGACCGGGCCGAGCCGGGCTGGGAGGGGCATGTAGGGTTTGTCCCAGCCTACCTTGAGGAAATCAATCCCTCCCCGGAAAACAAGTATGCCATTACCTGTGGTCCGCCCATCATGATCAAGTTTGTGCTCCAGGCCCTGGAAAAGATGGGTTTTTCCGACGACCAGGTGGTCACCACCCTGGAACTAAAGATGAAGTGCGGCATTGGCAAATGCGGCCGTTGCAACATCGGCAGCAAGTACGTGTGCCTGGACGGGCCCGTATTTTACTTGAGTCAGCTAAAACAGCTGCCGCCGGAATTTTAA
- a CDS encoding heavy-metal-associated domain-containing protein, which yields MTAQTTLIKIEGMSCNHCKAAVERALKQIDGVKDVFVDLDNKRAMVTHDPKVTMEVLARAVEKAGYNVLP from the coding sequence TTGACGGCACAAACGACATTGATAAAGATTGAAGGGATGTCCTGCAACCATTGCAAGGCAGCAGTAGAAAGGGCTTTAAAGCAAATTGACGGCGTAAAGGACGTTTTTGTTGATCTGGACAATAAAAGGGCCATGGTTACCCACGATCCCAAGGTAACCATGGAGGTACTGGCCAGGGCAGTTGAAAAGGCGGGCTATAACGTGCTTCCATAA
- a CDS encoding 7-carboxy-7-deazaguanine synthase QueE has translation MSSPVAPLVEIFSSIQGEGIWVGCRQIFLRFAGCNLTCSYCDTPRDIPRHCRWEARPGSREFLLLPNPLTPQEVALKIRKLNPAIHHSISLTGGEPLLHTSFLLELIPLLKGTRQGIYLETNGTLPDNLERILPLVDIIAMDIKLPGTANINPCWQEHRAFLKLARGKHVFVKLVVDEDSKPEEIERALDLICSVGDIPLVIQPVTTPEGKTRLKPEIAITWQSRALERLTDVRVIPQTHKFLGHL, from the coding sequence GTGTCCTCCCCGGTTGCCCCCCTGGTTGAAATTTTCTCATCCATCCAGGGCGAGGGTATCTGGGTGGGTTGCCGGCAAATTTTTTTGCGCTTTGCCGGCTGTAACCTGACCTGTAGCTATTGTGACACACCCAGAGACATACCCCGGCACTGCCGCTGGGAAGCCCGGCCGGGCAGCCGAGAATTTCTTTTGTTACCCAACCCCCTCACTCCCCAGGAGGTGGCCTTGAAGATCAGGAAATTAAATCCAGCCATCCATCACTCCATCAGTCTAACGGGGGGAGAGCCGCTGCTCCATACATCCTTTCTTTTGGAGCTCATTCCCCTCCTTAAGGGAACCCGGCAGGGTATTTATCTAGAAACCAACGGCACTTTACCGGATAACTTGGAAAGGATACTTCCCCTGGTGGACATTATCGCCATGGATATCAAATTACCGGGAACTGCCAACATAAACCCCTGCTGGCAGGAACACAGGGCATTTCTAAAGCTGGCCCGCGGGAAACATGTATTCGTGAAGCTGGTAGTGGATGAAGACAGCAAACCGGAAGAAATAGAAAGGGCCTTGGACTTGATCTGCAGCGTGGGGGATATCCCCCTGGTGATCCAGCCGGTGACAACCCCTGAAGGTAAAACCCGGTTAAAACCGGAAATAGCAATCACCTGGCAATCCCGGGCTCTGGAAAGACTGACCGACGTCAGGGTCATCCCCCAGACGCACAAATTTTTGGGTCACTTGTAA
- a CDS encoding YpmA family protein, with protein sequence MKEKEGKLELIATKSFTPYPEMYRVIDFLNKNLKHKKVMFGLTKDPEKGKMIISIYEI encoded by the coding sequence ATGAAAGAAAAAGAAGGCAAGCTGGAATTAATAGCCACCAAAAGCTTTACTCCTTATCCGGAAATGTACAGGGTAATTGATTTCTTAAATAAAAACCTGAAGCATAAAAAAGTAATGTTTGGTTTAACCAAAGATCCCGAGAAAGGTAAGATGATTATTTCAATTTATGAAATATAA
- a CDS encoding DUF366 family protein has translation MHVYFAPQTILYDGTQLSSLWAYRSFGLLGDSIVAFRGPCRVHFDHMVDLEDVRAQSPIYGDDMLHFIVEHFDHDLERAVLRQRLLVAIIREILEQKGHGLQRAGDDLYYQERKLSISIATTTPVSTMIHTALNITAKNTPVPAAGLVELGWPVALIPELAREIGRAYADEMQGVKRSRCKVRGVG, from the coding sequence ATGCACGTTTATTTTGCTCCCCAGACCATCCTGTACGACGGTACACAACTTTCATCCCTTTGGGCCTACCGCTCCTTTGGCCTGTTAGGGGACAGTATTGTGGCCTTCAGGGGGCCCTGCCGCGTCCATTTCGATCACATGGTTGATCTGGAGGATGTACGGGCACAATCACCCATTTACGGTGATGATATGTTGCATTTCATTGTGGAACACTTTGATCACGATTTAGAAAGGGCGGTCCTGCGACAACGGCTGCTGGTGGCCATAATCCGAGAAATACTGGAGCAAAAGGGGCACGGCCTGCAACGGGCAGGGGATGACTTATATTACCAGGAACGCAAGCTGTCCATTTCCATTGCTACCACCACGCCCGTATCCACCATGATTCATACGGCCTTAAATATAACGGCGAAAAACACACCGGTACCGGCAGCCGGCCTGGTGGAACTGGGCTGGCCGGTGGCACTAATCCCGGAGTTGGCCAGGGAGATTGGCCGGGCCTATGCTGACGAAATGCAGGGCGTGAAACGTTCCAGATGTAAAGTAAGGGGGGTGGGTTAG
- the queC gene encoding 7-cyano-7-deazaguanine synthase QueC has translation MKSIVLLSGGLDSTVSMAQALREGQVELCLTMDYGQRAAAREIAAASALAAYYKLAHRVIQLPFLGEVTTTSLVNKEETIPEPAEESLNDPQQATATAAAVWVPNRNGLFINIAACFAEALGCEQVVTGFNREEAATFPDNSLDFLEAINNSLAYSTASGVRVVSYTARLNKAEIVRLGQHLGVPWHLIWSCYYGGQTMCGRCESCRRLGRAMAAAGLEDQVRR, from the coding sequence GTGAAAAGTATCGTTTTGCTTTCCGGTGGCCTGGATTCCACCGTTTCCATGGCCCAGGCCTTACGCGAAGGCCAGGTAGAGCTTTGCCTGACCATGGATTACGGCCAGCGGGCGGCCGCAAGGGAAATTGCCGCTGCCTCCGCCCTGGCTGCTTATTATAAACTGGCCCACCGGGTAATCCAGCTGCCCTTTCTGGGTGAGGTTACCACTACCTCCCTGGTGAACAAGGAAGAAACCATCCCGGAACCCGCGGAAGAATCTTTAAACGATCCCCAGCAGGCTACGGCTACGGCCGCCGCAGTATGGGTACCCAATCGGAATGGCCTGTTCATTAACATTGCCGCGTGTTTTGCGGAAGCTTTGGGCTGTGAGCAGGTGGTGACCGGTTTTAACCGGGAAGAAGCGGCTACTTTTCCTGATAACAGCCTTGATTTTTTAGAGGCCATCAACAACTCCCTGGCCTATTCCACGGCCAGCGGTGTGCGCGTAGTCAGCTACACCGCCAGACTAAATAAAGCGGAAATAGTGCGCCTGGGGCAACACCTGGGGGTACCGTGGCACCTGATCTGGAGCTGCTACTATGGTGGACAGACCATGTGCGGGCGCTGTGAAAGTTGCCGGCGACTCGGTCGGGCCATGGCCGCCGCAGGGCTAGAGGATCAGGTCCGGAGGTGA
- a CDS encoding TIGR04086 family membrane protein — translation MLNQETPGSFSLWEVLRGAFWGLAVSFLGSALIGAGYYFTSLSESSLPWFAAGLFFFSVLVGAWSAASRAGNRGLLHGLGVAVLFFLVSWLLATTVLPSQVMPVSLFQKLILALVAGALGGILGVGFSDQG, via the coding sequence TTGCTCAATCAGGAAACTCCCGGTTCCTTTAGCCTCTGGGAAGTGTTGCGGGGGGCTTTTTGGGGGCTGGCGGTGTCCTTTCTGGGCAGCGCTTTAATAGGCGCGGGTTATTATTTTACCAGCCTCTCTGAAAGCAGCCTGCCCTGGTTTGCCGCAGGTCTATTTTTCTTCAGTGTGCTGGTGGGAGCCTGGTCCGCTGCCAGCCGGGCCGGGAATCGGGGTTTGCTTCACGGTTTAGGGGTGGCCGTACTTTTTTTCCTCGTTTCCTGGCTTCTAGCCACCACCGTACTTCCCTCCCAGGTCATGCCCGTTTCCCTGTTCCAAAAATTGATCCTGGCCCTCGTGGCGGGTGCCCTGGGAGGCATACTGGGGGTAGGTTTCAGCGATCAAGGTTAG
- the surE gene encoding 5'/3'-nucleotidase SurE, whose product MIVLLSNDDGIHAPGLKALAESLQGLGELYIVAPDRERSATGHGITVHRPLRLETVSIPGIKARAWAVDGTPADCVKLAVEDLLPDPPALVVAGINQGPNLGTDVLYSGTVSAAIEGIINGFPALAISLTTYGSHDFTTAAEVARKMVNLTMQKGLPRGTLLNINVPAAKPRGIRFTRLGNRRYVNIFHKRTDPRGRIYYWMAGEPLDLDENGDDTDVQAIKQNFISITPIQLDLTDYQSLQILRQQWGEVTFNF is encoded by the coding sequence ATGATTGTTTTGCTCAGCAATGATGACGGCATTCATGCCCCCGGTTTAAAAGCCCTGGCCGAGAGCCTGCAGGGATTGGGTGAGCTTTATATCGTGGCTCCGGACCGGGAACGCAGCGCCACCGGCCACGGGATTACCGTTCACCGCCCCCTGCGCCTGGAAACGGTTAGTATTCCCGGTATTAAGGCCAGGGCCTGGGCCGTGGACGGCACACCGGCCGATTGTGTGAAGCTGGCCGTGGAGGATCTGTTGCCCGATCCCCCGGCCCTGGTGGTTGCCGGCATTAACCAGGGACCTAACCTGGGCACCGATGTCCTTTATTCCGGGACGGTTTCCGCAGCCATCGAAGGAATTATCAATGGTTTTCCGGCCCTGGCCATTTCCTTAACCACCTATGGCAGCCATGATTTTACTACGGCTGCGGAAGTGGCCCGGAAGATGGTCAACCTGACTATGCAAAAGGGCCTGCCCCGTGGAACATTATTAAATATTAATGTACCGGCAGCTAAGCCCCGGGGCATACGCTTTACCCGCCTGGGCAACCGGCGGTATGTGAATATTTTCCACAAACGTACCGATCCCCGCGGACGCATTTATTATTGGATGGCCGGAGAACCGCTGGACCTGGATGAAAACGGCGATGACACGGACGTGCAGGCCATAAAACAAAATTTTATCTCCATCACGCCAATCCAGCTGGACCTGACTGATTACCAGTCATTGCAAATTCTTCGCCAGCAGTGGGGGGAGGTAACCTTTAATTTTTAA
- a CDS encoding TatD family nuclease-associated radical SAM protein produces MAYPLRQNLYLNITNRCTNNCLFCIRRTSEGVGYDLWLKQEPSPEEVLAAVQDPTCYQEIVFCGYGEPLMRLEVVREVSEQLKKRGTQIRINTNGQANLVYQKNVVPELKNLVDTICISLNAQSADRYLEICRPIYGEKAYQAVLDFARCCVGQIPRVVLSVVEWPGVDVEKCREIARKLGAEFQLRRFSGTLKQA; encoded by the coding sequence GTGGCTTATCCACTGAGGCAAAATTTATATCTCAATATCACCAACCGATGTACAAATAACTGCCTTTTTTGCATCCGCCGCACCTCCGAGGGTGTTGGCTATGATCTCTGGCTCAAACAGGAACCATCCCCGGAAGAGGTGCTTGCCGCGGTACAAGACCCCACCTGCTACCAGGAAATAGTTTTTTGTGGTTACGGGGAACCGCTAATGCGTTTGGAAGTGGTCAGGGAGGTATCAGAACAGCTAAAAAAAAGGGGGACGCAAATTAGAATCAATACCAACGGGCAGGCGAATCTAGTCTATCAAAAAAACGTGGTCCCGGAATTAAAAAACCTGGTAGACACCATTTGTATCAGCTTAAACGCACAATCGGCCGACCGCTACCTGGAAATTTGCCGGCCCATATATGGGGAGAAAGCCTACCAGGCCGTGCTGGATTTTGCCCGCTGTTGTGTCGGGCAAATTCCCAGGGTGGTCCTTTCGGTAGTGGAATGGCCGGGAGTGGACGTAGAAAAGTGCCGGGAAATTGCCCGCAAGCTGGGAGCAGAATTCCAGCTGCGGCGGTTTTCCGGTACGCTCAAACAGGCATGA
- the spoVB gene encoding stage V sporulation protein B: MSRQSFVYGAFILLLASLCNRLIGFVYQILMIRLIRPEGVGLFNMVYPIYVLVLVLATAGIPVAIAKLMAEEVARGNLRGAYRVFSIAFWCIVASSLFFTLVLMLGAPLLQKYVFPNPKVYYCFLSLVPGIIIVSLCSAFRGFFQGLQQMTPTAVTQVVEQLVRVIAGLGIAWFMLPRGIEYAAMGISLGVVLGEFVGFLFMLAIYFKKRPFLSPFAVYCPEPALKVTGRIFDLAVPVTLTRFVSTAFLSVDAMLIPRRLQAAGMTINEATGVYGQFVGIAESLLFTPSIVTISLATALVPAISDALAQNDLSLVRGRTEEALRLTMLAGLPATAVFFLLPRELCHAIFGYADAGVALGTLALGGPFLYLQQTTTGILQGLGRAERPLRNLIIASAFKVAGIYYLTAIPTLGIRGTALSLCAAYIIMSLLNYRDLKKIIALRVDFGYCLGKPLVATAGMAVVMWYVRNFMLGSDDLSRAGLLIVLFLGAATYLLLLFLSGGVHSHDLRRLASFLGWRR; encoded by the coding sequence ATGTCCCGGCAATCCTTTGTCTATGGTGCTTTTATCCTCTTGCTGGCCAGCCTGTGCAACCGGCTGATCGGGTTTGTTTATCAGATTTTGATGATCCGGCTGATCCGCCCGGAGGGGGTTGGTCTTTTTAACATGGTCTATCCCATCTACGTCCTGGTGCTGGTTCTGGCTACAGCCGGAATTCCGGTGGCTATTGCCAAACTGATGGCCGAAGAGGTGGCCCGGGGTAACCTGCGGGGGGCCTACCGGGTTTTCTCCATCGCCTTTTGGTGTATTGTAGCCAGCAGTCTATTCTTTACCCTGGTGCTCATGCTGGGCGCACCCCTATTGCAAAAGTACGTCTTCCCCAACCCGAAGGTGTACTACTGTTTTCTTAGTCTGGTCCCGGGCATTATCATCGTATCCCTTTGCTCGGCTTTTCGCGGCTTTTTCCAGGGACTGCAGCAGATGACCCCTACGGCCGTAACCCAGGTGGTGGAACAGCTGGTCCGGGTGATTGCCGGTTTGGGAATTGCCTGGTTCATGCTTCCCCGGGGAATCGAGTATGCAGCCATGGGTATTTCCCTGGGGGTGGTGTTGGGAGAATTTGTCGGTTTTCTGTTCATGCTGGCCATCTATTTCAAAAAACGCCCTTTCCTTTCCCCTTTTGCCGTTTATTGTCCGGAACCGGCACTGAAGGTTACCGGCCGGATTTTCGATCTGGCCGTACCCGTGACCCTGACCCGTTTTGTTTCCACTGCCTTTTTATCGGTGGATGCCATGCTGATTCCCCGGCGCCTCCAGGCAGCAGGTATGACCATAAATGAGGCTACTGGAGTATACGGTCAATTTGTTGGAATTGCCGAATCCCTCCTGTTTACCCCCAGTATTGTGACCATTTCTTTAGCCACGGCTCTGGTTCCGGCCATAAGTGATGCCCTGGCGCAAAATGACCTTTCATTGGTGCGTGGCCGTACGGAAGAAGCTTTGCGTCTGACCATGCTGGCCGGATTGCCCGCCACGGCGGTCTTTTTCCTTTTGCCAAGGGAGTTATGTCATGCAATTTTCGGCTATGCCGACGCCGGCGTGGCTCTGGGCACCCTGGCCCTGGGGGGGCCGTTTCTTTACCTGCAGCAGACTACCACGGGGATTTTACAGGGATTGGGTCGTGCCGAAAGGCCATTGCGCAACCTGATTATTGCCTCTGCTTTTAAGGTAGCCGGCATTTACTACCTTACAGCCATTCCCACGCTGGGCATCAGGGGTACCGCCCTCTCCCTGTGTGCCGCCTATATCATTATGTCCCTGTTGAATTACCGGGACTTAAAGAAAATCATCGCTCTAAGGGTGGATTTTGGTTATTGCCTGGGTAAACCACTCGTGGCCACCGCGGGCATGGCGGTGGTTATGTGGTATGTCCGTAACTTTATGCTGGGTTCCGATGATTTATCCCGTGCCGGCCTTTTGATTGTGCTTTTCCTGGGGGCCGCGACCTATTTACTTTTGTTGTTTCTTTCCGGTGGGGTGCACAGCCATGATTTACGACGCCTGGCCTCCTTCCTGGGCTGGCGCCGTTAA
- the queD gene encoding 6-carboxytetrahydropterin synthase QueD translates to MYRLTVIKRFAAAHRLVNYQGQCARLHGHTWTVEVSVGGEKLDSCGMLIDFRALKELVGKIVGELDHSYLNDLHPFNELNFNPTAENLARHIFYKLKSLLPPDLTMSEVRVWESPDVCASYREDVIP, encoded by the coding sequence ATGTACCGATTAACTGTAATTAAGCGCTTTGCAGCCGCCCACCGCCTGGTCAATTACCAGGGTCAGTGTGCCCGACTGCACGGACACACCTGGACCGTAGAGGTTTCGGTGGGGGGAGAGAAACTGGACTCTTGCGGTATGCTCATTGACTTTCGAGCCTTAAAGGAACTGGTAGGCAAGATAGTAGGGGAACTGGATCATAGCTATTTAAATGATTTACACCCGTTTAATGAACTTAATTTTAACCCCACCGCGGAAAACCTGGCCAGACACATTTTTTATAAACTGAAGTCGTTGCTGCCCCCCGATTTGACCATGAGCGAAGTACGGGTTTGGGAATCCCCCGATGTCTGTGCCAGCTACCGGGAGGATGTCATACCGTGA